Proteins encoded together in one Telopea speciosissima isolate NSW1024214 ecotype Mountain lineage chromosome 4, Tspe_v1, whole genome shotgun sequence window:
- the LOC122660271 gene encoding probable glucan endo-1,3-beta-glucosidase A6 yields MGLLPLIFFCFIAFSNAEMSSKIGINYGLLGDNLPSPSRSMKLIKKLKARSVKLYEPEPEILKSLSKTNFEVAVMVPNQIISNISSNQTLANEWVKTNLLPFYPKTKIRTLFVGNEIFSYYTDQDKKTWFDLVPAMRRLRYSLKTHNLRKVKVGTTCAMDVLQSSFPPSNGTFRSDIAVNVMKSLLQFLNKTQSFFFIDSYPFFVWSENYPKISLDYALFRGGNKYTDPVSGLTYTNLLDQMLDSVIFAMSNLGFKDVRLAISETGWPNSGDIDQFGANNYNAAVYNRNLIRRMTAKPAVGTPARPGVFIPTTIFALYNENQKGGPGTERHWGLYYPNGTAVYEVDLSGETPDYEYKSVPPPTNNKPYKGKIWCVVAKGANVTALGGAVKHACGQGNGTCDAISPTGDCYEPVSLVAHANYAFSSYWVQFKSSGGTCYFNGLASQTIKDPSHGSCKFPSVTLSG; encoded by the exons ATGGGTCTTCTTCCTCTGATCTTCTTCTGTTTCATAGCTTTCTCCA ATGCAGAGATGTCGAGCAAGATTGGCATAAACTATGGGCTTCTGGGCGACAATCTCCCTTCCCCATCTCGATCCATGAAGCTTATCAAGAAACTGAAAGCACGTAGCGTTAAGCTCTacgaaccagaacctgaaatcctCAAATCCCTTAGTAAGACCAATTTCGAAGTAGCTGTCATGGTTCCAAACCAAATAATCTCCAACATCTCATCAAATCAAACCCTCGCAAACGAATGGGTCAAAACCAATCTTCTCCCCTTCTATCCTAAAACCAAGATTCGCACTCTCTTCGTCGGCAACGAAATCTTCAGCTACTACACTGACCAAGACAAGAAAACCTGGTTCGATCTCGTCCCAGCTATGCGGCGACTCAGATATTCCCTCAAAACCCACAACCTCCGAAAGGTTAAAGTCGGAACCACATGTGCCATGGACGTTCTGCAATCTTCTTTCCCACCCTCCAACGGAACGTTTCGTTCCGACATAGCCGTTAATGTGATGAAATCTTTGTTACAGTTCTTGAACAAAACtcaatctttcttcttcatcgatTCCTACCCTTTCTTCGTCTGGTCCGAGAACTACCCTAAAATAAGCCTAGATTACGCTCTCTTTCGTGGAGGTAACAAATACACCGACCCTGTAAGCGGCTTAACCTACACTAACCTGCTCGATCAAATGCTTGACTCAGTGATTTTCGCCATGTCTAATCTTGGTTTCAAAGACGTACGGTTAGCAATCTCTGAAACCGGCTGGCCCAATTCTGGCGACATAGACCAGTTCGGAGCAAATAACTACAATGCCGCTGTATATAACCGGAATCTCATCCGGAGAATGACGGCAAAACCGGCAGTGGGAACACCGGCTCGACCAGGTGTGTTCATCCCAACCACCATCTTCGCTTTATATAATGAGAACCAGAAAGGTGGACCGGGAACGGAACGGCACTGGGGGCTGTATTATCCTAACGGAACGGCGGTTTATGAGGTTGACCTGTCCGGAGAAACACCGGATTATGAGTACAAGTCGGTGCCTCCACCGACAAATAACAAGCCGTACAAGGGAAAGATATGGTGTGTGGTGGCGAAGGGAGCAAATGTTACGGCGTTGGGAGGAGCAGTGAAGCATGCCTGCGGTCAAGGGAATGGGACCTGCGATGCGATTAGTCCGACCGGCGATTGTTACGAACCGGTCTCGTTAGTTGCACATGCGAATTACGCTTTCAGTTCCTATTGGGTTCAGTTCAAGAGTTCCGGTGGGACGTGCTACTTCAATGGATTAGCTTCTCAAACGATTAAGGATCCAA GTCATGGATCGTGCAAGTTCCCCAGTGTGACTCTTTCTGGTTGA